From one Anabas testudineus chromosome 18, fAnaTes1.2, whole genome shotgun sequence genomic stretch:
- the LOC113157874 gene encoding transmembrane protein 151B produces MQTEEETATAEEPILDEGSGREQQRPVQQSLASSLCRESHWKCLLLTLLMYGCFATLAWCALCRVPVLGSSSIPLGADDDATSAAYYNDILHLESPCSSGYVYIPLAFLAMLYVVYLVECWHCFSKTAMLAHAEFQEVYERVQRLQQATPCIWWKAISYHYVRRTRQVTRYRNGNAYTTTQVYHERVNTHASSSEFDYARYGVKDVSKELLDLQLHPAVRLRFTKCFSFSSARAEAAYLTQRARFFGENEGLDDYMEAREGMHLKNVDFREHILAFPDPAHQPWFSRHRVFWLASAFLLSWPLRVVSEYRTAYVHYHVEKLFGEEEDSGGGGGGIGPGAGGRGDGVEGGTENGVHPGGIGIGVNGTSYRAISRVNTVDMTELEWHIRCNQQMVPSYSEALLMDLDTSGGSNPTASTPISGPPGTIPSQGPNPPPLALPVVFNSAYLLQSCPRCRRTTSSSSLPSRLRAPMGTTALLNATVAGIRAAGPGGGGIGGRLVLSRSGFSLGRLGGGRPNSLFHSRSMGGGIGGSREEGGVSAGGGGGGNSGGGGGGGGGGGGGGFLGLGSRQDNEETRAVLEGDGDDDEEEEEQVEEVRRREDRGRGVRERDEEAEQESGGGGEVRQGERDRPPSYQDAFFFPVLIIHGEESCHAGDDM; encoded by the exons ATGCAGACGGAGGAGGAGACGGCCACCGCAGAAGAGCCCATTTTGGACGAAGGTTCAGGACGAGAGCAG CAACGGCCAGTCCAACAGTCTCTGGCATCCTCCCTGTGTCGGGAGTCCCACTGGAAGTGCCTCCTCCTGACACTCCTCATGTACGGCTGCTTTGCCACGCTCGCCTGGTGTGCTCTCTGTCGGGTACCTGTTCTTGGCTCCTCCTCCATACCTCTCGGTGCTGATGACGATGCCACCTCGGCGGCCTACTATAATGACATCTTGCACTTGGAGAGTCCGTGCTCTAGTGGCTACGTCTACATCCCCCTGGCCTTCCTGGCCATGCTGTATGTGGTTTACTTAGTGGAGTGTTGGCACTGCTTCTCCAAGACGGCCATGCTGGCTCATGCTGAGTTCCAG GAAGTGTACGAGCGCGTGCAGAGACTTCAGCAGGCCACACCTTGCATTTGGTGGAAGGCGATCAGCTATCACTATGTGAGGAGGACGAGGCAGGTGACAAGATACCGCAACGGGAATGCATATACAACCACACAG GTCTACCATGAGCGAGTGAACACCCATGCCTCCAGCTCAGAGTTTGACTACGCCCGTTATGGTGTCAAAGACGTATCGAAGGAGCTGCTGGATCTGCAGCTGCACCCTGCTGTTCGCCTCCGTTTCACCAAGTGTTTCAG CTTCTCCAGTGCACGTGCTGAAGCTGCCTACCTCACCCAG CGAGCGCGTTTCTTTGGGGAGAACGAGGGACTCGACGATTACATGGAGGCCAGGGAAGGGATGCACCTAAAGAATGTGGATTTTCGTGAACACATCCTAGCGTTCCCAGATCCCGCTCATCAGCCGTGGTTTTCGAGGCACAGGGTGTTCTGGCTGGCCTCGGCTTTCCTCCTGTCATGGCCCCTGCGGGTGGTGTCAGAATACCGCACAGCATATGTCCACTACCATGTGGAGAAGCTGTTTGGGGAGGAAGAGGAtagtggtggaggaggaggtggaataGGGCCAGGAGCAGGTGGGAGAGGGGATGGGGTGGAAGGAGGGACTGAGAATGGAGTCCACCCAGGAGGAATTGGGATTGGTGTAAATGGGACGAGCTACAGAGCCATCTCGCGGGTCAACACAGTGGACATGACAGAATTAGAATGGCACATCCGCTGTAACCAACAGATGGTCCCGAGCTACTCTGAAGCCCTTCTTATGGACTTGGACACAAGCGGGGGGTCAAACCCCACTGCCTCTACGCCCATCTCTGGACCGCCAGGCACCATACCCAGCCAGGGGCCCAACCCGCCTCCCCTAGCGCTGCCTGTAGTGTTCAACTCAGCTTACCTCCTCCAGAGCTGCCCCCGTTGCCGGAGGACCACATCAAGTTCCAGCCTCCCGTCCAGGCTAAGAGCTCCAATGGGAACCACAGCCCTCCTGAATGCTACTGTGGCAGGGATCAGGGCAGCAGGGCCCGGAGGTGGGGGTATCGGAGGAAGGTTGGTGCTCAGTCGGAGTGGATTCTCTTTGGGGAGACTAGGAGGCGGGCGTCCAAACAGCCTGTTTCATTCAAGAAGCATGGGGGGAGGGATAGGAGGAAGTAGGGAAGAAGGAGGAGTaagtgcaggaggaggaggtggaggaaatagtggaggtggaggaggtggaggtggtggaggaggaggaggaggattcCTTGGTTTAGGCTCAAGACAGGACAACGAAGAGACCAGAGCAGTGCTAGAAGGGGACGGGGATGAtgacgaggaggaagaggagcaggtggaggaggttAGGAGAAgggaagacagaggaagaggggttagagagagggatgaagaaGCAGAGCAAGAGAGTGGAGGTGGAGGCGAAGTGAGGCAGGGCGAGAGGGACCGACCTCCATCCTACCAGGATGCATTCTTCTTTCCTGTGCTCATCATACACGGAGAGGAGAGCTGCCACGCCGGAGATGACATGTGA